ATAGAACTTCACCTTTATATCATcggttatttaaaaaaacttcaTTTTCCACATTGTAGGAACCAGCGACTCTGCTTGAGTACTCAATGAATGCAGTAACAGAAGGCATCGATGCCATTGCAACCACAAGAGTTCTTATCCGAGGAAACAACATTTACTCAACTACAAACGCACTCACGGGTGAAGAAGTTCAAAGGACCTTTAGGTGCAAATCTTCTTTCCTCGTATCTAATTCAACCCATACAAAGATCATCTTTATTgcctttttttatttattctttataaCACGGAACGAGTCTCTGTGTTTTGGCAGTGGAACTGGAGCAGGAATGGACATTGTGGTGTCTAGCGTCAAAGCTTATGTTGGAGCTTTGAACAAAATGCTCGATTTCAAGGATAACTCGACAACAAAAGTTCCTTCTCAAAACAACAATGTACCTGCCTGAATCAAAGTCGATTCTGAATCAGACCAGAGTTTAAGTCTTTTCTGGTATACATAGTTTGGTAATAATAACGAGAGTTCAAGTTTGCATATTGTTTTCTGATGAAGTATGTTGCCGAAAAAGTTTGTTactgtaaaatatttatataacttcaATCTCTATGTTTAGAAATAACCATGCTAGCATAAGGAATAACCCAACGGTTAACGGTTTAAACCTTTCTTAAGACGCTGTCCTTACTaaactaaggtcttaaaactGAAAAAACACCTTATATCTCTCtgttcttgttttctttgtctATCTGTTAAAACTTGTTCGTTTATCAAGactccaaaacatcactttctttGTTCGGATTCGAGAATAACAagggaaagaagaaaaaaaatgtcgGAGCTACGAACGGGGTTCCTAACAATGGCGACCATAGTCCTTATATGCCTAGGGTTAACGATGACGGGAACAGGTTTATATCACAAGAAAATAGTCTCAAGATGCATCGGAGAAAGCGATGGCAGTTTCGTATTCATTGGCCTCCTCTTGCTAGTGTTCCCTCAGATTGGTCTTTACGCAATCTGCTGCCGATCAAAACGTGTCTTCACCTTTTACATCTACTCGATGATGTTCGTTTTCGTTGTCCTTAGTTTCTACTCTGTGAAATGCTTCTCCTACAACACAACTTTTGGTATCGCCAAGAATCCAGCTGAGGAAACCAGGACCGTCAAACAGTTGGTCGGGAGTTTAGTCCCTGCAAGAAAACTCGAATACGTCACCGACTGTATCGTTCACAATCATGATTGCAACTACAACGCCAGCCTAAACAGCAATGTCTGGGTAAAAACTCTTTTGTCATTCATTTTATATTAGCACAAATGATAAAAAAAGATCAAACTCTAATAACACAACGTTATATAATATACAGAAGTTTTGCTGCGCGCAACCACCGGGATGTGGAGAGATGACAATGTTCGGCGCACCAGGAGAATGGAGTTGGAAACGGCAGCACATAGAGAACGACGTCCCTGAAGAATGTGCTTACGATTACTGTCTTAATTGCAGAGGTTGTCAGCTCAGCATCTTGAAAGCCATTGTTCATCAATGGAAGTATCTCTCCATCTTCGCTTATCCTTCACTCTTTCTCGTTGTTCTCAGCCTCGTCATTGCTAAGTCCATTCATGACACTTTTGATGCACCCGATGATTTTCTTGGCTCTTATACTTGATTCATATTCTTCCACTTCATATATATTCGTATTCTAGTTTT
The Raphanus sativus cultivar WK10039 chromosome 1, ASM80110v3, whole genome shotgun sequence DNA segment above includes these coding regions:
- the LOC108812992 gene encoding tetraspanin-16 — protein: MSELRTGFLTMATIVLICLGLTMTGTGLYHKKIVSRCIGESDGSFVFIGLLLLVFPQIGLYAICCRSKRVFTFYIYSMMFVFVVLSFYSVKCFSYNTTFGIAKNPAEETRTVKQLVGSLVPARKLEYVTDCIVHNHDCNYNASLNSNVWKFCCAQPPGCGEMTMFGAPGEWSWKRQHIENDVPEECAYDYCLNCRGCQLSILKAIVHQWKYLSIFAYPSLFLVVLSLVIAKSIHDTFDAPDDFLGSYT